In Luteitalea sp. TBR-22, one genomic interval encodes:
- a CDS encoding PP2C family protein-serine/threonine phosphatase, with protein sequence MRQTHQPRAGEIAEPLSASAPVRLAHGETWARAGRASGLVQLPGLEAWVHSQPAAQGECGGDVQVLSVCPVGQVARIALADVSGHGNAVAAFGAILRDMVQDSLSALEQRSLLRELNRAVGARLASLHYVTMVAAGWHSHRAVLVLSSAGHPPSLWYRADAGQWRWLESRRTTSRRATGLPLGLLPDVSYGSRALHLGPGDIVLLYSDGVSEALDSRGEELGRPGLLTLARALDVRSAEAFGLALAASLERYRGDAAAVDDVSFVVLKRPDGPIPSSDGTRGAGLL encoded by the coding sequence ATGCGCCAGACACATCAGCCTCGTGCCGGCGAGATCGCGGAGCCTCTTTCCGCGAGCGCACCCGTCCGTCTCGCCCATGGCGAGACCTGGGCACGCGCCGGCCGCGCGTCCGGGCTCGTCCAACTACCCGGCCTCGAGGCATGGGTCCATTCGCAGCCCGCCGCGCAGGGCGAGTGCGGCGGCGACGTCCAGGTACTCTCCGTATGCCCGGTCGGCCAGGTGGCGCGGATTGCACTGGCCGACGTGAGCGGTCACGGCAACGCCGTCGCGGCCTTCGGCGCGATCCTCCGCGACATGGTGCAGGACTCCCTGAGCGCGCTCGAGCAGCGGTCGCTACTGCGCGAACTCAATCGCGCGGTCGGCGCGCGCCTCGCCTCGCTGCACTATGTGACGATGGTCGCCGCCGGCTGGCACAGCCATCGCGCCGTGCTCGTCCTCTCGAGCGCCGGGCATCCACCGTCTTTGTGGTATCGAGCCGACGCTGGCCAGTGGCGATGGTTGGAAAGCCGCAGGACCACCTCGCGCCGGGCCACGGGCCTTCCCCTGGGGTTGCTGCCGGACGTGTCGTACGGCAGCCGCGCGCTGCACCTCGGGCCTGGCGACATCGTGCTCCTCTACAGCGACGGCGTGTCCGAGGCGCTCGACAGCCGCGGAGAGGAACTGGGCCGCCCTGGCCTGCTGACGCTCGCACGCGCGCTCGACGTGCGGTCCGCTGAGGCATTCGGTCTGGCGTTGGCCGCATCGCTCGAACGGTATCGCGGCGACGCCGCTGCTGTTGACGACGTGTCGTTCGTCGTGCTCAAGCGACCGGACGGCCCGATACCTTCGTCCGATGGCACGCGCGGCGCCGGCCTGCTGTGA
- a CDS encoding DUF4136 domain-containing protein: protein MSRGPSSLVLAVLLLGAGTALAQSVRTDHDPDADFRRYATFMWLKEPSTSSPLINQRITDAVVTGLTARGLRLVAADADLAIAVHTATEQAQTLHTFYTDIGGDWEWRGSSFGSATTSSTSYTVGTLVLDIFDASSRKAIWRGTGMKVLSEDPKKRSATIVGSVEKMLQDYPPSRDARRR from the coding sequence ATGTCGCGCGGTCCCTCGTCCCTCGTCCTTGCGGTCCTGCTGCTGGGAGCCGGCACGGCACTCGCTCAGTCGGTCAGGACCGACCACGATCCGGACGCCGACTTCCGGCGGTATGCCACCTTCATGTGGCTGAAGGAACCGTCCACGTCCAGCCCGCTGATCAATCAACGGATCACCGACGCGGTCGTCACTGGCCTGACCGCTCGAGGGCTACGACTGGTTGCGGCCGACGCCGACCTCGCGATTGCCGTGCACACGGCGACCGAGCAGGCGCAGACCCTGCACACCTTCTACACTGACATCGGTGGGGACTGGGAATGGCGGGGCTCGTCGTTCGGCTCGGCCACCACGTCGTCGACGAGCTACACCGTCGGCACGCTCGTACTCGACATCTTCGACGCGTCGAGCCGGAAGGCCATCTGGCGCGGCACCGGGATGAAGGTGCTGTCGGAAGACCCGAAGAAGCGGAGCGCGACCATCGTCGGCTCGGTCGAGAAGATGTTGCAGGACTATCCGCCCTCCAGGGACGCCAGACGGCGCTGA
- a CDS encoding VOC family protein, translating into MNTTQEQRAEPTTDGLTPPLLDLKLEVVVVPVSDVDRARQFYEGLGWRLDADFSHGDSWRLVQMTPPGSPCSIMFGRGFTDAAPGTVKGTFLVVDDIDAARRQLARHGVAVSEAFHFDHGLLNTRGTSRVPGRDPQGRSYFSFAAFSDPDGNEWLLQEVTSRLPGRGFASDAATLTALFREAEGRHGQHEGSAPPHHWSDWYAGYVVARQRGDSPEQAIEAAARVLSERHGQSAPIA; encoded by the coding sequence ATGAACACCACACAGGAACAGCGTGCGGAGCCGACCACCGACGGGCTCACCCCGCCCCTTCTCGACCTCAAACTCGAGGTGGTCGTCGTTCCCGTCTCGGACGTCGACCGGGCGCGACAGTTCTACGAGGGCCTCGGCTGGCGGCTGGACGCCGACTTCTCGCATGGCGACAGCTGGCGACTGGTGCAGATGACCCCGCCGGGCTCGCCGTGCTCCATCATGTTCGGCCGGGGCTTCACCGACGCGGCGCCGGGGACGGTCAAGGGGACGTTCCTGGTGGTGGACGACATCGACGCGGCCCGCCGGCAACTGGCGCGCCACGGCGTCGCGGTCAGCGAGGCCTTCCATTTCGATCACGGCTTGCTGAACACGCGCGGTACCTCGCGGGTGCCCGGCCGCGATCCGCAGGGGCGGTCGTACTTTTCCTTTGCGGCCTTCAGTGATCCCGACGGCAACGAATGGCTGCTGCAGGAGGTCACCTCACGCCTCCCGGGGCGCGGCTTCGCCTCCGACGCCGCCACGCTCACCGCCCTCTTCCGTGAGGCCGAGGGCCGTCACGGCCAGCACGAGGGCAGCGCCCCGCCACACCACTGGTCGGACTGGTATGCAGGCTACGTCGTGGCGCGGCAGCGTGGCGACTCGCCCGAGCAGGCCATCGAGGCGGCCGCGCGCGTGTTGTCGGAACGGCACGGCCAGTCAGCGCCCATCGCCTGA
- a CDS encoding response regulator transcription factor: MTQPALVAVVDDDVSVRESLPDLLADAGWRVEAFASAEAFLDARAQARTHCLILDIGLPGLSGPELHEELLRRGSVVPTVFISARLDDRIGPRLMAAGAVAVLAKPFSVAALVDAVAAALRTR; the protein is encoded by the coding sequence ATGACCCAGCCGGCGTTGGTGGCAGTGGTGGACGACGATGTGTCCGTGCGTGAGTCGTTGCCCGATCTCCTCGCAGACGCGGGGTGGCGTGTGGAAGCGTTCGCGTCGGCCGAGGCGTTCCTGGATGCGCGTGCACAGGCCCGCACGCATTGCCTGATCCTCGACATCGGCCTGCCGGGCCTGAGCGGTCCCGAGTTACACGAAGAGTTGCTGCGGCGGGGGAGCGTGGTTCCGACGGTGTTCATCTCCGCCAGGCTCGACGACCGAATCGGGCCACGGCTGATGGCCGCCGGCGCCGTCGCGGTGCTGGCCAAGCCATTCAGTGTCGCTGCGCTGGTCGACGCTGTCGCGGCGGCGCTGAGAACTCGCTGA
- a CDS encoding response regulator transcription factor: MRLHRDNPSGVPSMVETAGVVFVVDDDVSVRESLEPLIAGAGWRPCMFDSAHAFLATPPLDAPMCLVLDVSLPDLDGLELQRQLGDRAGMPIIFITGQADVPMTVRAMKAGAIEFLTKPFDNDVLLDAVRHALATSETALMRQSVLRALGHRYASLTPRERDVMGLVVAGLLNKQVAWELGISEITVKAHRGQVMRKMEADSLAELVTMAATLRLPAPRFVRYCRPTSTTAP, from the coding sequence ATGCGCCTCCATCGTGACAACCCGTCGGGAGTGCCCTCCATGGTCGAGACTGCGGGTGTCGTGTTCGTCGTCGACGACGATGTGTCCGTGCGCGAGTCGCTCGAGCCCCTGATTGCGGGGGCGGGGTGGCGCCCTTGCATGTTCGACTCGGCGCACGCGTTCCTGGCCACGCCTCCCTTGGACGCCCCGATGTGCCTCGTCCTGGACGTCAGCCTTCCGGACCTGGACGGGCTCGAGCTGCAGCGGCAGCTCGGCGACCGCGCCGGGATGCCCATCATCTTCATCACCGGGCAGGCCGACGTGCCGATGACCGTGCGGGCGATGAAGGCGGGCGCCATCGAGTTCCTGACCAAGCCGTTCGACAACGACGTGCTGCTCGATGCCGTCCGCCACGCCCTGGCCACGAGCGAGACCGCGCTGATGCGGCAATCGGTGCTGCGGGCGCTGGGTCACCGCTACGCAAGCCTGACGCCTCGGGAGCGTGACGTCATGGGACTCGTGGTGGCTGGCTTGCTGAACAAGCAGGTGGCGTGGGAGCTCGGCATCAGCGAGATCACCGTGAAGGCCCACAGGGGCCAGGTCATGCGGAAGATGGAGGCGGACTCGCTGGCCGAGCTGGTCACCATGGCTGCGACGTTGAGGCTGCCCGCGCCGCGCTTTGTCAGATATTGCCGGCCGACATCGACAACTGCGCCATAG